From Cotesia glomerata isolate CgM1 linkage group LG3, MPM_Cglom_v2.3, whole genome shotgun sequence:
TGattcttctatttttaaatttaatcattgaaaaaaaataacaaaatgataaataaataggtagAGTTCACGcgtaaaactgccttatctcCGGGCCCATCAcatattcaagtaaataaactttactataaagaaattactcATAGACTTATAACCAACATAATCTTtgagattgatttaattttttggttaatctttactttagtttagattacttataagacagaattattaaaatgcaactaggtttgaatagaaaactaattatcaacaaaaaatttcatttactatagtaaataaactatagtttaatttttttgaacagtgTTGGGAGTATTGACAGTCAGCCTGATAATCTTCAGTGCATTTtatgtgtttcaaataaacaatccgATATATTCAATTGGCATTTGTTATCACTAGTCCAAACTGAATTACCGACAACAGACTGTATTACATGCTCttaagaaaatgaaaattcatcaaaacATTACTATAAAgttaccctgatagccaagttggccgcaactttctgtcaatctactgccgcaacttgtcaccaacttggcggcaaatcttggaaagtaactcggttggtgtcaacttgttcaccaagttgttaccaagttgtcggcaaaagttgcgctgaaactttttcacaccaagttgacgataagtttctcaagaaatttggcgacatattgcggcagtatATTGGTCttgtttttctcagaaacttgtagccaacttgacaccaacagttacaaattcggaagttgaccgcaagttgtcgctaagttggtggcaactatctgacaccaacttggttggtctgaaactgtggctatcagggaagTTAATATCAAATGCTTAATATGAAACTAAAATCAATTTGATTAAATAGAGACTGTTTGCAATATGAATAAACGAttcatttttgagaattttctaATGTCAAGGTGTATAATAATCAATAGTATTCAAATTAAGAGTTAGGAATTAAGTCAATGTCAATAGATTGTCTAACTGACCCTTTACACACTTCCGTTGCCAAacataaaatatgtgattttaatttttaattccgaCATAAATCTtctttgaaataacttttaacgACTTTAAGTTCACATAACGTAAATGTAAAACATATTAAAATAGACTATCTTTTTAACATggtaattaattcaatatgtTATTTTGACCTAAgggttaattatttttatctacaataattaaatgttttaagacttagttaaaataataataataatgaaataataatcttttatAACGAAGGTCAAAACAccataataattaactaatacACGTACAATATCAccattatctatttattttttacgtattaattattactttttaatttctctCTGCAGtgtaatttttgactttttaatttaacaatgaattaaatctattttaaaaatcttttattattattttttttaatcattataaatgtatattacCGATTAGCGCAtgctcaataaataataatattcataataaattgtttgcatattttaaataaaaatttacctaaATATCCATGCTTTTATCGTGTAATATTGAACTAGTCTCATTCCCCAGCTTACTCTACTTTGAATCTTAACTAAAAACGGTTTGTTTCCTGTTAAGAGACAAACACCGTCGATAAAATAAGCCGGTAATAAATGTAGTAAAAATACACAAATCCAATGTACTAATTTGTTGTTGGTTATTCCTCCTCTTGGATACCACAAAAtccctaaaaaatttaaaacattgcaattaattaacaataataattattatatgtaactatatctataattattattattgttataaattaaagtaatcATCAATTTAACTTACCTGAAAATGGATTTGATAGAGTGTGTTTACGACCGTATTCTAATGCCTCTCCCCAAGTCATCGGGTTCTCGCCACTTTCGGTAACATTTACAAAAATCGGTTTTTCTGGATTCTCCAAACCTACTCTCCATGAGAGTGCGATTATAGCATTCACAGCAATGTCGCAGGGTATCGCGTCAATAAGGAAATTCGGGTCGCAAAGTACACTGCGGATTACACCCTTTGCTGCGCCGATCATCAGTCCTGTTGGTCCGTTCATGCTCTCTATCCAGCCTGGAGCCGGTTCTTTCCAAGATGCAATCactaaaaaaatgcatgtcaattaatatttgataatacTTATCTATCATAGTttcaaaatagtaataatagtatcaataataacgataatgatgataataataatttaaataattaagaggataaataaatttttgtgacggaaatattttaaatcttaaatagattttttaatcaaatttgaAATCATCAGAAAGATCTTGATAttaatttgtgcctttttaatattttgtagggtagaagtaccgtttttgGCCACCTTAGCACCGTTTTTGGCTagttaaggtagttgtagcgtgataggcatttcaacagaaaattatgaaattttttttattgaaagataaatatattaataattcactaccaaaatttcagatcaattgaccgcaccgtttttgagtaattaatttttgaaattgcatcttttacacgtagcggtatagagagatgataaagttagtatgaaatctttggcccactcgagtggtatggaagatttcatactaacttcttctatacctctacgtgtaatttcaaaaattatactcAATGACCAGTCaatgtaatatatttatctttcaataaaaatactgTTAATATCActgcttaataatttataaaaaattataatattataaccatatttttgttgagttttaaaaaatttatattaaaataaattgagtttgtaatggtttattaatataaattcatttctatcgtttatttaaacaataaatggccATAAACGGTACAGTGGCtacaaacggtacttctaccctatatTATTTGTgagtcaatttttatattaagtttttgtaggagttttaaataatttgttcgttgaataatttttttccgtaaacatttttaataaataattggtaattgatcctgtgatagcaatattatttttgaaatttttttcgaaagtacccaaattatttatattataaaaaatcattaatccaaaattcttcaatttGCAATTCGTAATTCTTGGCTGTCACATTTTGATTGCAAACTGCtagtaataatgataataataattataatcaatgttaaaacgtttaattttcaagcatgtcgaattgtaaaaaatataaatgattataGAAAGTTAATTTGAAAGGGCTCAAggtttaaaaacaattttaaagactCTCTTTGTATCTTTAAACATAAATAGGTCAAGGAATGGAAACCAATAAGAAATATAACTTTGTAGGCATTGTTAGTGAAAATAAGATGCAAGGTTGAGAtacaaattaacaaaaaaaaaaggtcataagtcacaatttataatagaaCTCTACTACCAATTTTAAACTGAGTCATCGCaatgattattaattgatttccTTGATCAAGATTATTTCTCCCGTTAATatcagtaattttaaattttagcttttaattttataataaatgacagtatcataaacaattgtaaaactttttattttttttaattaaaataatttaaaatactaaatttctttgaataaaagtaatttattcttaaaaactgacaaaaaaaaagtaagagagttaaaataacaatacaaaataataaattatattttaaaattcaactgAAACCAACAGGACTAGCCATTATACAAAATAatccttttattttatttggctcaAGTAATTTATTCagggataatttttttttctcagcatGGTTTTGAATTCCCAACTTCTTTTTGATCAacaaggaaaaaatttattcaaatcatgttcacaattttttttttccaaataagCAACTTGATTTCTAactaatcaaaatttttgtaaaacctTTTCTttctcatttaaataacagactaaaataaaaaattctcgcatgaaattttttttagaaaactaactctttaaaatattaaaaatctcttcactcaaatataaataataaaaaattaccaattgAAGGCCTTGCAATTCCAGCAGGAAGACCAGATCTGTTGACCAAATCCTCGCCCAAAGATTTGCTGAAGGCGTAGGTATTAGGTTGAACTCCTAGTAACTTGGGGGTCAACGCCTCAAGAAGATCGTTATCCACAATGTCGACAAGTGTCATTACATTCTCCGGCGAAATAGGTGTGGGGTACCCGCGCTCTTCGAGTACTTTTTCTCCACATTGTGAGAAAGCCGTCGAAATGTGGACAAACGATTTCAAATTATTCATCTgtgaatcaaaatttaaacaattgatttatttttaacttcccgctaagaaaatcgaagattttcaaaaatcgggaagttattgttttcaccccgttttgcaaaaatcgagttttcatcagatctcgacgtttgaaggtcataggaagcttccctgactactcccgcgaggttgtcacggtgtctgtctgtatttatgtatgtgtgtgtgtgtgtgtgtgtgtgaaagtatgtgaaccgcttataacttttgaatggctcatccgattttatcgcggttggtgccatttgaaagagcttggccaaacttaaattttgagtataatttagaccgattcggattagtagattttgagaaatcttaaaaaaactaagaaaaaaaattttttcaaatgtggttttttttggataacttttaaacggctctaccgatcaattccaaaaactaatcagctctagacaataaaaaaccacgtcgatcgccaccaagctggtcgaaatgggttaattcgttcgagagatatcgtgaacgaaagaaaaccgaaaaaagtgttttttcgaaattactctgaaatttttggttcgatcaatttaaacctgaaaatttttcatggggctgataaaactgcgtcgaatgccgccaaccgtatgaaaatcgattgatctattcaaaagttattgcggtttgaaaattccaaaagtaagagctcaaatgcatagaaatactatTGAAATACTATTGGgctcagcgagctcaaaatatcacataaattatattttgagctcaaaaacctcaaaaacgtcataagtacaattttaagtgcccaggtatggagttagcgggaagttgcagggatggcctttagggtgaaccgttttactaatttttttatttaaatttaagcaTCACTAAATTCATTATTCAACAAAGGCGATTCCTTTTCATTGCATCGTAGAcgtaaacataaaaaataacaatgaaataAAGGAACAAAcgatgaatttatattaaagctttgttttattataatttaaaaatatatggttCTTTCCTTTATCAAACTTTCAAGGATAAATTAACGGAGTGAGTGCCCGAGTTagtcattattttataataaataaccggtttttaaaaaaacaatgcaatcaagaattttatattgttaataataacttGTAATTTCTAAGTCTAATGGTTAATTATGGTTATAGTCGTAATAATAGCTTTAATTGGCtgtaaatgaataataaaatttcaccatcaaataaaatataaatataaattgaataaaatctaAATACCTGTTTTGCTAGCGCTAAAACATTCGCAGTTCCTTTGGTATTCATGGTGATGGCATCTTTAAGCGGTACGTCGAACTTGACATTCGCTGCACCGTGAAATACCAC
This genomic window contains:
- the LOC123260524 gene encoding putative fatty acyl-CoA reductase CG5065 produces the protein MTMKSKPTIGEWFKNRHVLITGATGFMGKVLVSKLLVSCPDVEKIYLLVREKKGIDPQTRLQSIVQQEPFRQLREHHPERLKKLSVIPGDVTIEGLDLSPSNRDCLIQQVSVVFHGAANVKFDVPLKDAITMNTKGTANVLALAKQMNNLKSFVHISTAFSQCGEKVLEERGYPTPISPENVMTLVDIVDNDLLEALTPKLLGVQPNTYAFSKSLGEDLVNRSGLPAGIARPSIVIASWKEPAPGWIESMNGPTGLMIGAAKGVIRSVLCDPNFLIDAIPCDIAVNAIIALSWRVGLENPEKPIFVNVTESGENPMTWGEALEYGRKHTLSNPFSGILWYPRGGITNNKLVHWICVFLLHLLPAYFIDGVCLLTGNKPFLVKIQSRVSWGMRLVQYYTIKAWIFRNEGIKELRQSLPVVDKETFFMDTKAYDWDPYMKTYVLGARKYVLREDPSTLPHCRYIFFWYWVADGIVRFGLLALFSWFIYTLISPWLFTKTLVGVLEN